From a single Chlamydiota bacterium genomic region:
- the metG gene encoding methionine--tRNA ligase encodes MKNNSKNYFITTAIDYVNALPHLGTAYEKIGADVMARFKRLQGREVFFLMGVDEHSLNVEKEARKRNLSPQDYCDELAQKFEEVWKILNISYNRFIRTSSPSHVRSVQHVFQAIFQKGDIYLGNYEGWYCNSCEAFLKDKDLVEGLCPTHRLKPEWISEKNYFFALSRYEEGLKRLLQNSASFILPKIRHHEILNVIEGGLEDISVSRSGVSWGIPLPFDHNQAVYVWFDALLNYISAMGYPEDLDRFKEWWPAQVHVIGKDITRFHCVIWPAMLMSLGLEIPQTVFGHGFVYLKGEKMSKTTGTLIGPVEAAQKFGTDALRYFLMREIPFDRDGDFSWEAFETRYAADLANDLGNLIQRTLSMIQRYFQGKIPKSGSLEEIDKSVIEFSRETYREYNEAMESFRFSDALVKVWTYIQKCNGYIGQTAPWALAKDPNQLGRLGTVLFIVAESIAQISLLIEPFMPDTALKIRKQLGVENFGFKNLLSLEQWGQLKAGIELGRVEPLFPREEKKIISNLKFEI; translated from the coding sequence ATGAAAAATAATAGTAAAAATTATTTTATTACGACGGCCATTGATTATGTCAATGCCCTTCCGCATTTGGGGACGGCCTATGAGAAAATTGGAGCTGACGTCATGGCCCGTTTTAAGCGACTTCAGGGGAGAGAAGTGTTTTTTCTCATGGGAGTTGATGAGCATAGCCTCAATGTCGAGAAAGAAGCTCGGAAAAGAAATCTTTCTCCTCAGGATTATTGTGATGAGCTGGCTCAAAAATTTGAAGAGGTCTGGAAGATTTTAAATATTTCCTACAATCGTTTTATCCGAACGAGCTCTCCCAGTCATGTCAGGTCCGTTCAGCATGTTTTTCAGGCTATTTTTCAAAAAGGGGATATTTATCTTGGGAATTATGAAGGGTGGTATTGCAATTCCTGTGAAGCTTTTTTGAAAGATAAAGATCTGGTTGAAGGTCTTTGCCCAACGCATCGATTAAAACCGGAGTGGATTAGCGAAAAAAATTACTTTTTTGCGCTTTCCCGCTATGAAGAAGGCTTAAAGCGTCTTTTACAAAATTCTGCAAGTTTTATTCTTCCCAAAATTCGTCATCATGAAATTTTGAATGTGATAGAAGGGGGTTTAGAGGATATCAGTGTGTCTCGTTCGGGAGTCTCTTGGGGAATTCCCTTACCCTTTGATCACAACCAAGCTGTTTACGTGTGGTTTGATGCACTGCTCAATTATATTTCAGCAATGGGGTACCCTGAGGATTTGGATCGTTTTAAAGAATGGTGGCCTGCTCAAGTTCATGTCATTGGAAAAGATATTACAAGGTTTCACTGTGTTATTTGGCCTGCCATGCTGATGAGTTTAGGTCTAGAGATTCCTCAAACCGTTTTTGGGCATGGCTTTGTCTATTTAAAGGGGGAGAAAATGAGTAAGACAACGGGGACGTTGATTGGACCGGTTGAGGCAGCTCAGAAATTTGGAACAGATGCTTTGCGTTATTTCTTAATGAGAGAAATCCCTTTTGATCGGGATGGGGATTTCTCTTGGGAGGCTTTTGAGACCCGATATGCGGCTGATTTAGCAAATGATTTGGGTAATTTAATTCAGCGAACGCTTTCAATGATCCAACGCTATTTTCAGGGGAAAATTCCAAAATCGGGTTCGTTGGAGGAAATAGACAAGAGCGTGATTGAATTCTCGCGTGAAACTTATCGTGAATACAATGAGGCGATGGAATCTTTTCGTTTCAGTGATGCCTTGGTGAAGGTCTGGACCTATATTCAAAAATGCAATGGCTATATCGGACAAACGGCTCCCTGGGCTCTTGCAAAGGATCCCAATCAATTAGGTCGACTGGGAACGGTTCTTTTTATCGTTGCTGAAAGCATTGCCCAAATTTCTCTTCTGATTGAACCTTTTATGCCAGACACCGCTTTGAAAATTCGTAAACAATTGGGCGTAGAGAATTTTGGTTTTAAAAATTTATTGTCGCTTGAACAGTGGGGACAATTAAAGGCAGGAATAGAGTTAGGGAGGGTGGAACCTCTTTTTCCCAGAGAAGAGAAAAAAATAATTTCAAATCTCAAATTTGAAATCTGA
- a CDS encoding LPS-assembly protein LptD, with product MLNNHLKFKFFLFFLFFQFISYRALGEDLPVQVNADAIDYDREQGIITGTGHVTVVYQDTTLLADKGFVNPKTKEADAQGNVQIIQKKRRIIGDSLHYNFDTGKGEFVNAKTFYQPWYAKGDKVIRESKEKYEIQKGYITTCDYPDPHYRLRAQKILVYPGKKIVAYNVFFFVGRVPVFWLPYYSHSLQKSPWSFIPGYSKRWGLFFLSSFNWLDTKYVNSQVRLDYRARRGFGVGLDGEYRIKGGGGGTLKNYYIHDNKREFSDGSEGEDDRYRLSLVHYQPWKYQTTIRGQFHKLSDEDILLDFFHRDSDYAVKPATFFDMTKYDPKYTARLYVQGRVNDFFEEVERYPEVSLEFRRQRIMKTPFYYTSLSSFANLSKKFAEKPDTLSESSTTDTSVVSNSQDAMRFDTYDEISYPKKYLGWLETNTWFGVRQTWYSRDLNQSDSLWRGSFSDGVEVGTKIYKLFPYQNSKWQIDDLRHVIEPRVKYSYVLDPTVDPSELIQFDQIDALTGQNTIRPSLRNKLQTRRDNMSWDLIDFLVYTDFFVDPDPEQNTFSNIFGDLELRPLHNFSLDSNISYDEYKGLVSSFNVDIATFREGKWRVATGVRFLDHQSTLWTWGVDYTINSDWGVKTYNRWEFETRTLEDQEYTIYRNLHCWQSAFTFRKTGDDVQFWMTFWLTSYPDIHFNVGD from the coding sequence ATGTTAAATAATCATTTGAAATTTAAATTTTTCCTATTTTTTCTTTTCTTTCAATTTATATCCTACCGGGCCCTTGGGGAAGATCTTCCGGTTCAGGTGAATGCAGATGCTATTGACTATGATCGTGAACAAGGGATTATTACAGGGACTGGACATGTGACGGTTGTCTACCAGGATACCACGCTTCTTGCCGATAAAGGGTTTGTAAATCCCAAGACGAAAGAGGCTGATGCCCAGGGAAATGTTCAAATCATCCAGAAGAAACGGCGTATCATTGGGGATTCTCTCCATTATAATTTTGACACGGGTAAAGGGGAATTTGTTAATGCAAAAACCTTTTATCAACCTTGGTATGCAAAAGGCGATAAGGTTATCCGAGAATCTAAAGAAAAGTATGAAATTCAGAAAGGATATATTACAACTTGTGATTATCCTGATCCTCATTATCGGTTGCGGGCTCAAAAAATTCTCGTTTATCCTGGCAAAAAGATTGTTGCGTATAATGTTTTTTTCTTTGTCGGAAGAGTACCTGTTTTTTGGCTTCCTTATTATTCTCATTCCCTTCAGAAATCTCCATGGTCTTTTATTCCAGGCTATTCTAAGAGGTGGGGATTATTTTTCCTTTCAAGCTTCAACTGGCTTGACACAAAATATGTCAATAGTCAGGTTCGCTTAGACTACCGGGCCCGCAGGGGTTTTGGGGTAGGATTGGATGGTGAGTATCGAATCAAAGGGGGAGGGGGTGGAACCCTCAAGAATTATTATATTCATGACAACAAGCGTGAATTTTCCGATGGAAGTGAAGGGGAAGATGATCGTTACCGTCTTTCACTGGTCCATTATCAACCCTGGAAATATCAAACAACGATTCGAGGCCAATTTCACAAGTTGAGTGATGAAGATATTCTCCTTGATTTTTTTCATCGGGACTCTGACTACGCCGTAAAACCCGCAACCTTTTTTGATATGACCAAATATGATCCAAAGTATACGGCTCGATTGTATGTTCAAGGGAGGGTGAATGATTTTTTTGAGGAAGTGGAGCGCTATCCTGAAGTCTCTCTGGAGTTTCGACGACAGAGAATCATGAAAACACCTTTTTATTATACGTCCTTAAGTTCTTTTGCAAATTTGTCTAAGAAGTTTGCCGAGAAACCGGATACGTTATCGGAATCTTCCACAACGGATACCAGCGTTGTTTCCAATTCTCAAGATGCCATGCGTTTTGATACCTATGATGAGATTTCTTATCCCAAAAAATATTTGGGATGGCTTGAAACCAACACTTGGTTTGGGGTGCGTCAAACTTGGTACAGTCGGGATCTTAATCAGTCCGATTCTCTTTGGAGAGGTTCCTTTTCTGATGGGGTTGAGGTAGGCACCAAAATATATAAACTTTTTCCCTATCAAAATTCAAAGTGGCAAATCGATGATTTGCGTCATGTCATTGAACCTCGGGTCAAGTATTCCTATGTTTTGGATCCAACAGTTGATCCCAGTGAGTTAATTCAATTTGATCAAATCGATGCCTTGACCGGTCAAAATACCATTCGCCCCTCCCTTCGCAATAAACTTCAAACTCGAAGAGATAATATGAGTTGGGATCTCATTGATTTTTTGGTCTACACCGATTTTTTTGTGGATCCGGACCCGGAGCAGAACACCTTTTCAAATATATTCGGCGATTTAGAATTGAGACCTCTTCATAATTTCAGTCTAGATTCAAATATAAGTTATGACGAATATAAGGGTCTGGTTTCTAGTTTTAATGTAGATATTGCAACCTTTCGTGAAGGAAAATGGCGGGTTGCGACGGGGGTTCGTTTTCTAGATCATCAGAGTACATTATGGACCTGGGGGGTTGATTACACGATTAATTCGGATTGGGGTGTTAAAACCTATAATCGTTGGGAGTTTGAGACCCGTACATTAGAGGATCAAGAATACACCATTTATCGTAACCTTCATTGTTGGCAAAGCGCTTTTACTTTTAGAAAGACCGGTGATGATGTTCAGTTTTGGATGACTTTTTGGCTGACCTCTTATCCAGATATTCATTTTAATGTAGGGGATTGA
- a CDS encoding ROK family protein, which yields MNYFLGIDMGGTNLRFGLVDEEGKLKWSSRFPTEAGSPKEEIFGVMKKGIDQGLQEAKVKSYRVKAIGVGVPGCVDFKTGLIYTLVNIPGWENTPLASKIKEVFNLPVFVDNDVNVMALGELFFGAARGARNVICITLGTGVGGGVIVEGNLYRGSSMTAGEVGHIVLEKDGAQCNCGNRGCLERYIGNRYLVERALALYAENAGVKIPEPLSPESLTQAARNGDQVAKAVWKEMANYLGIVLGGLVNFFNPDRIVIGGGVAEAGEFLFGPLEKGLKERSMKIPGNLVQLKKAELGVNAGLIGAATLAMGSKNSLKFKV from the coding sequence ATGAATTATTTTTTAGGGATAGACATGGGAGGAACCAATCTTCGCTTCGGCTTAGTTGATGAAGAAGGAAAACTGAAGTGGTCCAGTCGCTTTCCGACTGAAGCTGGTTCTCCTAAAGAAGAAATTTTTGGTGTCATGAAAAAGGGGATTGATCAAGGTCTTCAAGAGGCCAAGGTAAAGTCTTATCGGGTTAAAGCAATCGGTGTCGGAGTTCCTGGCTGTGTTGATTTTAAAACCGGTTTAATTTATACATTGGTTAATATTCCCGGTTGGGAAAATACTCCCCTCGCTTCAAAAATCAAAGAAGTATTTAATCTCCCTGTTTTTGTCGATAATGACGTCAATGTGATGGCCTTGGGGGAACTTTTTTTTGGGGCGGCTCGTGGGGCAAGGAATGTGATTTGCATAACTTTAGGGACAGGGGTGGGCGGAGGTGTAATTGTTGAGGGAAATCTTTATCGAGGTTCAAGCATGACCGCAGGAGAAGTGGGTCATATTGTGCTTGAGAAGGATGGAGCTCAATGTAATTGTGGAAACAGAGGGTGTCTAGAGCGTTATATTGGAAATCGTTATTTGGTTGAAAGGGCCCTCGCATTATATGCCGAAAATGCTGGAGTTAAAATACCCGAACCCCTTTCTCCAGAGTCTTTGACTCAAGCTGCTCGAAACGGGGATCAGGTTGCAAAAGCAGTTTGGAAAGAGATGGCGAATTATCTTGGCATTGTTTTGGGTGGGTTGGTCAATTTTTTTAATCCAGACCGAATCGTCATTGGGGGAGGGGTTGCTGAGGCAGGCGAATTTTTGTTTGGGCCATTGGAAAAGGGTTTAAAGGAACGAAGTATGAAAATTCCGGGCAATCTTGTCCAACTTAAGAAAGCGGAATTAGGAGTTAATGCTGGATTAATTGGTGCGGCGACGTTGGCGATGGGAAGTAAGAACAGTTTAAAGTTTAAGGTTTAA
- a CDS encoding GDP-mannose 4,6-dehydratase, whose protein sequence is MKILVTGGAGFIGSHLIGELLAKRHSIVAIDNFDPFYDIHLKKENIKLYQNESRFKFLEIDIRNRKMLSNVFASHRFDVCIHLAAKAGVRPSIQDPVSYYSTNVDGTLNLLEEARLHKLDHFIFGSSSSVYGKRNQIPFTETDALLSPISPYAATKIAGESLCHVYHELYGIRMTLLRFFTVYGPRQRPEMAIHKFTRMVDQGDTLTLYGDGSSIRDYTYVTDIVQGMTAALKGEWGYEIFNLGDSKTVPLNHLIYLIEKNLGKKAKIKKMKDQAGDVPMTFANIAKANHSLNYLPKINIEEGIKNFCQWFLERKSLRTRLKKNH, encoded by the coding sequence GTGAAAATTTTAGTTACTGGTGGAGCGGGTTTTATTGGTTCTCATCTCATCGGGGAACTTTTGGCGAAGCGGCATTCGATTGTCGCTATTGATAACTTTGACCCCTTTTATGACATCCATCTTAAAAAAGAAAATATTAAACTTTATCAAAACGAATCTCGATTTAAATTTTTAGAAATAGATATTCGAAATCGCAAAATGCTTTCAAATGTTTTTGCTTCTCATCGATTCGATGTTTGTATTCATTTGGCGGCCAAGGCTGGAGTTAGGCCTTCCATACAAGACCCTGTCAGTTATTACTCTACGAATGTCGATGGAACTCTAAACCTTTTGGAAGAAGCTCGACTTCACAAACTGGATCATTTTATTTTTGGATCTTCTTCATCTGTTTATGGAAAAAGAAATCAGATTCCCTTTACAGAAACGGATGCGCTCCTATCTCCTATTTCTCCCTATGCCGCAACCAAAATTGCAGGGGAATCCTTGTGCCATGTTTATCACGAGCTCTACGGGATTCGGATGACGCTGCTTCGATTCTTTACCGTTTACGGGCCTCGTCAGCGTCCTGAAATGGCTATCCACAAATTTACGCGTATGGTTGATCAGGGCGATACCTTGACCCTTTATGGGGATGGCTCTTCCATTCGCGACTATACCTACGTCACCGACATTGTTCAGGGAATGACCGCCGCACTGAAAGGCGAGTGGGGTTATGAAATTTTTAACTTAGGGGATTCTAAAACAGTTCCGTTAAATCATCTCATCTATCTGATCGAAAAAAATCTTGGGAAAAAGGCAAAAATAAAAAAGATGAAAGACCAAGCAGGCGATGTTCCAATGACTTTTGCCAATATTGCAAAAGCAAATCATTCTCTAAATTATCTTCCGAAAATAAATATTGAGGAAGGCATCAAAAATTTTTGCCAATGGTTTCTAGAAAGAAAGAGTTTAAGAACAAGGCTCAAGAAAAACCATTGA
- the fsa gene encoding fructose-6-phosphate aldolase, producing the protein MKFFLDTADVKEIREGWKMGVVDGVTTNPSLVAKTGRKFREILEEICSFLEGPVSAEVVSLDQEGMVREGRELAKIHKNIVVKIPLLKEGLKAVRVLTAENIRTNVTLCFSANQALLAAKAGASFISPFIGRLDDQGQEGMQVIRDIKTIYSNYHFKTEILVASIRHPIHVLEAAKIGADVATMPLDVLDKLVKHPLTDIGLKKFLDDWSKTVNSK; encoded by the coding sequence ATGAAATTCTTTTTAGATACGGCAGATGTGAAAGAGATTCGAGAGGGTTGGAAAATGGGGGTTGTGGATGGAGTGACCACCAATCCAAGTTTGGTGGCCAAAACAGGGAGAAAATTTCGCGAAATTTTAGAAGAGATTTGCTCTTTTCTCGAAGGCCCGGTGAGTGCAGAAGTGGTGAGCCTAGATCAAGAGGGCATGGTTCGGGAAGGGCGTGAGCTGGCAAAGATCCATAAGAACATTGTTGTTAAAATTCCCCTTCTTAAAGAAGGACTAAAAGCCGTGAGGGTTTTGACGGCTGAAAATATCCGGACGAATGTTACTTTATGCTTTTCTGCAAATCAGGCCTTACTTGCGGCCAAGGCGGGAGCCAGTTTCATCAGTCCTTTTATTGGGAGGCTGGATGACCAAGGGCAGGAGGGCATGCAAGTCATTCGCGATATCAAAACAATTTATTCAAATTATCATTTTAAAACAGAAATTTTGGTGGCGAGTATCCGTCATCCCATTCATGTTTTAGAAGCTGCTAAGATTGGTGCAGATGTCGCTACCATGCCCTTAGATGTTTTGGACAAATTGGTCAAACACCCCTTAACAGATATTGGACTGAAAAAGTTCCTGGATGACTGGAGTAAAACAGTAAATAGTAAGTAG
- a CDS encoding DNA polymerase III subunit, whose protein sequence is MTTLKQAILNHRVAHAYLFYGSDLETQIDCASWMARALQCLYFTENGPCNTCSACQKISKKIHPDVQFWVPQGALRVIRIEDVKQLQKEASYKPFEGRVKVQVIQESDRLHPTAANALLKILEEPPDKTFFILLTEELEDVLPTLQSRCQGVRMEGVKGNFPREMLQGCDGDEGLFEVLREFSKSNPEKALSLVEQEKWKGLKLLIQSLKHAMEGSWITLFAQVEEMVHRIEDGLEAIETKWDEEKIETDDSSLKKKLEEEKKTFLAGEKTRSIKEMLRFILVWARVYLEKKKNLVLFPEWVKAVEEARLLLERGANLKWVLEAMIIKLKKG, encoded by the coding sequence GTGACTACGTTAAAGCAGGCTATTTTGAATCACCGGGTAGCTCATGCTTATCTTTTTTACGGTTCTGATCTGGAGACTCAGATAGATTGTGCGAGCTGGATGGCACGGGCCCTTCAGTGTCTTTACTTTACTGAGAACGGTCCTTGCAATACCTGTTCAGCGTGCCAGAAAATTTCCAAAAAGATTCATCCTGATGTGCAATTTTGGGTTCCTCAAGGGGCCCTTCGGGTGATACGGATCGAGGATGTAAAACAGTTGCAGAAAGAGGCTTCTTATAAGCCTTTTGAAGGAAGGGTTAAAGTTCAGGTGATTCAAGAGTCGGACCGCCTTCATCCCACTGCAGCCAATGCACTCTTGAAAATTTTAGAGGAACCGCCTGATAAAACTTTTTTTATTTTGCTGACGGAAGAGCTTGAGGATGTTCTTCCCACGCTTCAGTCCAGATGTCAAGGGGTGAGAATGGAAGGGGTGAAAGGGAATTTTCCTCGTGAAATGCTTCAGGGATGTGATGGAGATGAAGGTCTTTTTGAAGTGTTGAGGGAATTTTCTAAAAGTAATCCTGAAAAAGCTCTAAGTCTTGTTGAACAAGAAAAATGGAAGGGCCTAAAGTTACTGATTCAATCTTTGAAACATGCGATGGAAGGTTCATGGATTACCCTTTTTGCTCAAGTAGAGGAGATGGTTCATAGAATAGAAGATGGATTGGAAGCAATAGAGACGAAGTGGGATGAAGAAAAAATTGAAACAGATGATTCCTCATTAAAAAAGAAATTGGAAGAAGAAAAAAAGACGTTTTTAGCGGGAGAAAAGACTCGATCGATCAAAGAAATGTTGCGATTTATCCTGGTTTGGGCAAGGGTTTATTTGGAAAAGAAAAAGAATTTGGTTCTTTTCCCTGAATGGGTCAAGGCTGTGGAAGAGGCCCGTCTTCTTCTTGAACGGGGTGCAAATTTGAAATGGGTTCTTGAGGCAATGATCATTAAGCTTAAGAAGGGGTGA
- a CDS encoding stage 0 sporulation protein has translation MQVRLREFGKVLSTDSSDQKLNFGDICIVKIDYEIDYGKIVSNKKALSEEGSFQGVVKILRKATSSDLEQIEQNRRQSKSAVETCREKVDQHRLPMRIFGCEFSFDRQKIIFYFTAAGRVDFRNLVRDLASVFKARIDLHQLGPRDEAKMIGGIAPCGKTEVCCTQFMGRFETITTRMAKIQRLPVRQEKLLGLCGQLKCCLKFELDTYEELSKSFPEEGTRVSTKLGRGRIMDQDILRQRVIMRLEDDRQVSLSLDEITVLK, from the coding sequence ATGCAAGTTCGTTTAAGAGAGTTTGGAAAAGTTTTATCCACCGATTCATCTGATCAAAAATTAAATTTTGGAGATATCTGTATTGTAAAAATCGATTATGAGATAGATTATGGAAAGATTGTTTCAAACAAGAAAGCATTATCAGAAGAGGGTTCTTTTCAAGGTGTCGTGAAGATCCTTCGTAAGGCGACATCAAGCGATCTTGAGCAGATTGAACAAAATCGCCGGCAGTCAAAATCAGCTGTAGAGACATGTCGAGAAAAAGTAGATCAGCATCGGCTACCCATGCGCATTTTTGGATGTGAGTTTAGTTTTGATCGGCAAAAAATTATTTTTTACTTTACGGCAGCTGGAAGGGTTGATTTTAGAAATTTAGTTCGAGATCTGGCCTCTGTTTTTAAAGCCAGGATTGATCTTCATCAATTAGGCCCTCGGGATGAGGCAAAAATGATCGGTGGAATTGCACCTTGTGGCAAGACAGAAGTTTGTTGTACTCAATTCATGGGTCGTTTCGAAACGATTACGACCCGGATGGCCAAAATTCAAAGGTTGCCGGTTCGTCAGGAAAAGCTTTTGGGTTTATGTGGCCAATTAAAGTGTTGTCTCAAATTTGAATTAGATACTTACGAAGAGTTGTCAAAGTCTTTTCCTGAAGAAGGGACCCGTGTATCGACAAAGTTAGGCCGAGGCCGTATTATGGATCAGGATATTCTTCGACAGAGGGTGATCATGCGTTTGGAAGACGATCGGCAAGTTAGTTTATCTTTAGATGAAATAACGGTTCTTAAATGA
- a CDS encoding dTMP kinase, translated as MKGKKGFLITIEGPEGSGKTTLSKELHRLLKKKGHPVFLTHEPGASSLGKELRKILLHSSQEGKVSPLAELFLFEADRAQHVEEVILPLFNQGKIVLCCRFYDSTTAYQGYGRGFDFKMVQQLNQIAARGLTPDLTLLLDISPRKGLPRVWKARGHQDRIESEKIVFHDRLRRGFLDLAKKNPRRFRVIDASQGFGEVRKEAMGYLETLLKSK; from the coding sequence GTGAAAGGGAAGAAGGGATTTTTAATCACCATTGAAGGGCCTGAGGGGAGTGGTAAGACAACCTTATCAAAGGAACTTCATCGTCTCTTGAAAAAAAAGGGACATCCTGTTTTTCTCACGCATGAGCCAGGGGCTAGCTCACTCGGAAAAGAGCTGAGAAAAATTTTACTTCATTCATCTCAGGAGGGAAAAGTAAGCCCTTTAGCAGAACTTTTCCTTTTTGAGGCTGATCGAGCTCAGCATGTTGAAGAGGTCATTTTACCTTTGTTTAATCAAGGTAAAATTGTTTTGTGCTGCCGATTCTATGATTCTACGACGGCTTATCAGGGTTATGGACGTGGTTTTGATTTTAAAATGGTTCAACAATTAAATCAAATTGCGGCAAGAGGACTGACGCCTGATCTTACTTTGTTGCTGGATATTTCTCCTCGCAAGGGATTGCCTCGAGTATGGAAGGCTCGGGGGCATCAAGATCGGATTGAATCAGAGAAAATCGTTTTTCATGATCGCTTGAGGCGGGGGTTTTTAGATTTGGCAAAGAAGAATCCGAGACGATTTCGTGTCATTGATGCAAGCCAAGGTTTTGGAGAGGTTAGGAAAGAGGCGATGGGTTATCTTGAAACTTTATTAAAGAGTAAGTGA
- a CDS encoding TatD family hydrolase: protein MIDTHVHLNDPAFDEDRALVIERARGSKVEVMLDVSEDLASAKKSIDLFSKHSDIWSAVGLHPHRACILGESEIHSFQKILHHERVVAVGEIGLDYYYDHQPREIQKKAFAQMLALAREGDFPVLIHHREAEQDLINLLNSFKGIKGLIHCFTASLDLAKVVLDLGFYISFSGIVTFKKAEPLREVIRHVPMDRILIETDAPFLAPEPMRGKRNEPSFIQYTAQEIARIKNIKIDEFERAVSKNVGKLFEKIKS, encoded by the coding sequence ATGATTGATACTCATGTCCATTTAAATGATCCGGCCTTTGATGAAGATCGAGCGCTTGTGATTGAAAGGGCAAGGGGTTCAAAAGTAGAAGTGATGCTGGATGTCTCTGAAGATTTGGCGTCGGCTAAAAAATCAATAGACCTTTTTTCTAAACATTCAGATATTTGGTCTGCTGTAGGGCTTCATCCTCATCGTGCCTGTATTTTGGGAGAGAGTGAAATTCATTCTTTTCAAAAAATTCTTCACCATGAGCGTGTGGTTGCAGTAGGAGAAATAGGGTTGGATTATTATTATGATCATCAACCTCGAGAGATACAGAAAAAAGCTTTTGCTCAGATGTTAGCGCTCGCTCGTGAAGGGGATTTTCCAGTTTTAATTCATCATCGAGAGGCTGAACAGGATTTAATCAATCTTTTAAATTCTTTTAAAGGGATTAAAGGTTTGATTCATTGTTTTACGGCGAGTTTGGATCTTGCAAAGGTTGTTTTGGATTTGGGATTTTACATTTCTTTTTCAGGTATTGTAACTTTCAAAAAAGCGGAGCCTCTTCGAGAAGTGATTCGTCACGTTCCCATGGATCGCATTTTAATTGAAACCGATGCTCCGTTTTTAGCTCCGGAACCGATGCGTGGAAAGAGGAATGAACCTTCATTTATTCAGTATACGGCCCAGGAAATAGCACGTATTAAGAATATCAAAATCGATGAGTTTGAAAGGGCAGTTTCTAAAAATGTAGGGAAACTTTTTGAAAAAATTAAAAGTTAA